One part of the Tunicatimonas pelagia genome encodes these proteins:
- a CDS encoding T9SS type A sorting domain-containing protein gives MIQEILQPELPSARKVNRASVHTLPACKRTLRLLLLTVSVWITILPLAAQVNEEWVARYSDRDFSVDGATALAVDAAGNVYVIGSRESKRGRIQDYVTVKYNSTGEQQWVMPYNNPVARDHKATALAVDALGNVYVTGGSGSDYATIKYDTNGKQQWVRRYSSGKATALAVDAAGNVYVTGESAGRFPDRADYATIKYNTDGQQLWVARYNGFDFSRDIATALAVDATGNVYVTGISNGDYATIKYDTNGQQLWVERYDASLPDGAPALAVDEAGNVYVTGGSRGNGFNDNYATIKYNMDGQQLWVARYDSPGSNRDIATALAVDATGNVYVTGLSVGERTSYATIKYDTDGQQLWVERYISPKLVGFASDGATALAVDAASNVYVTGGSGSDYATIKYDTDGQQLWVKRYIDGDRATDLAVDATDNVYVTGGSGNSYATIKYSQVSDTEAPIITLVDDGDGDPTTNRFSLSADEQCEVSRLLLSFVDNVTDEVDGPVVPVFTVNGTAVGPDYTFPLGETTVQVTATDQADNVAQLSFIVVVVDEEAPTPDVATLPTVALALNETLATVPTSTDNCTSGTIVASTEDPLSYPAPGEYTITWQYTDEAGNVTTQIQTVNVVSPVVERLKLTSMCSDNPRQQRRWRVRNPNEEDVIYSYVVYGTQQREENLIAPSGDSFFFTTTVGGPNTTKIFWEDENGVEQSTVKASGGASCRPTVTFTTTQGECTIAREDFPNDLAEVVASAPAAYADFTFSRSTFVVGVIAGQRTNGRPGAWEIHSDCTIKPLRQGARKNFSELPNNAHSGLKYNQNWTFTVTGISADGGTIYANAINEEGFVVTGGQCKAARVPDVEPGTVVPISWQLSNRPFYGRIKGAKLGYECEVVRYNCSNGYIVGCAGSVATRTEGIGTKGSGSLSQETISLLPEEVADLQLYPNPGSQAVTLQFIGGTQWGTSTLVQLYDLTGTLVREQHIDVLRQPQYLMDVEELSSGLYMVKIIGGEIRKSLRFMKE, from the coding sequence ATGATTCAAGAAATACTACAGCCAGAGTTGCCCTCTGCCCGGAAAGTTAACCGAGCGTCGGTGCACACCCTCCCAGCTTGCAAAAGAACATTACGATTACTACTACTAACGGTAAGCGTCTGGATAACAATCCTACCACTTGCCGCCCAGGTTAACGAAGAGTGGGTCGCCCGCTACTCTGACCGTGATTTCAGTGTTGATGGAGCTACTGCACTAGCGGTAGATGCGGCGGGTAACGTGTACGTGATCGGAAGCAGAGAGAGTAAAAGAGGAAGAATTCAAGATTACGTTACTGTCAAGTATAATTCGACCGGCGAGCAGCAGTGGGTGATGCCTTATAATAACCCTGTTGCCCGTGATCATAAAGCTACTGCACTAGCGGTAGATGCGTTAGGTAACGTGTACGTGACTGGGGGAAGTGGCTCGGACTATGCCACTATTAAGTACGATACAAACGGCAAGCAGCAGTGGGTGAGGCGTTACAGTAGCGGTAAAGCTACCGCCCTAGCAGTAGATGCGGCGGGTAACGTGTACGTGACTGGCGAAAGCGCAGGGAGGTTTCCTGATAGGGCAGACTACGCGACTATCAAGTACAATACTGACGGCCAGCAGCTCTGGGTCGCCCGCTACAATGGCTTTGATTTCAGCAGAGATATAGCTACCGCTCTAGCGGTAGATGCGACGGGTAATGTGTATGTGACTGGAATAAGCAACGGAGACTACGCGACTATCAAGTACGATACGAACGGTCAGCAGCTCTGGGTCGAGCGTTATGATGCCTCCCTTCCAGACGGAGCTCCCGCTCTAGCGGTAGATGAGGCGGGCAATGTGTACGTGACTGGAGGAAGCAGAGGAAATGGCTTTAATGATAATTACGCCACTATTAAGTACAATATGGACGGCCAGCAGCTCTGGGTCGCCCGCTACGATAGCCCTGGTTCCAATAGAGATATAGCTACTGCCCTAGCGGTAGATGCGACGGGTAATGTGTATGTGACTGGATTAAGTGTTGGCGAACGAACTAGCTACGCCACTATTAAGTACGATACGGACGGCCAACAGCTTTGGGTCGAACGTTATATTAGCCCTAAACTCGTCGGTTTCGCTAGTGATGGAGCTACCGCCCTGGCGGTGGATGCTGCGAGTAATGTGTACGTGACCGGAGGAAGTGGCTCTGACTATGCCACTATCAAGTACGATACAGACGGCCAACAGCTCTGGGTCAAGCGTTATATTGATGGTGATCGAGCTACTGATTTGGCAGTGGATGCGACGGACAATGTGTACGTGACTGGAGGAAGTGGCAATAGCTATGCGACCATTAAGTACAGTCAAGTGAGCGATACCGAAGCACCGATCATTACGCTGGTGGATGACGGGGATGGCGACCCTACCACCAACCGATTTAGCTTATCGGCTGACGAGCAGTGCGAAGTGTCTCGCCTACTGCTAAGCTTCGTAGATAATGTCACCGACGAAGTAGACGGCCCAGTTGTGCCAGTGTTTACCGTAAACGGCACCGCGGTGGGGCCAGATTATACCTTTCCACTAGGAGAAACTACTGTGCAGGTTACCGCCACCGATCAGGCTGATAATGTGGCGCAACTTAGCTTTATCGTGGTAGTGGTAGACGAGGAAGCCCCCACTCCCGATGTAGCTACGCTTCCTACCGTAGCGTTAGCACTCAACGAAACCCTCGCCACCGTGCCCACCTCTACCGACAACTGCACTTCGGGCACCATAGTGGCGAGTACCGAAGACCCTCTGAGCTACCCTGCACCGGGTGAGTACACCATCACTTGGCAGTATACCGACGAGGCGGGTAACGTAACTACTCAGATCCAAACTGTCAATGTAGTATCACCCGTCGTAGAGCGCCTGAAGCTGACTTCTATGTGCTCCGATAATCCTAGGCAGCAGCGACGGTGGCGGGTACGTAATCCCAATGAAGAAGATGTTATCTATTCCTATGTCGTGTACGGTACTCAGCAGCGCGAAGAAAATCTGATTGCCCCGTCCGGCGATAGCTTCTTCTTCACCACGACCGTCGGTGGCCCCAACACCACTAAAATCTTCTGGGAAGATGAGAACGGGGTAGAACAATCTACGGTGAAGGCCTCGGGTGGGGCTTCCTGTCGGCCCACCGTCACCTTCACCACCACGCAGGGAGAGTGTACCATTGCCCGGGAAGACTTCCCCAATGACCTGGCCGAGGTAGTCGCTTCCGCTCCGGCTGCTTACGCCGACTTTACCTTTAGCCGCAGCACCTTTGTGGTCGGAGTCATCGCGGGTCAGCGTACCAATGGTCGGCCCGGTGCCTGGGAAATCCACAGCGATTGCACCATCAAGCCCCTACGGCAAGGTGCCCGCAAAAACTTTAGCGAGTTGCCCAATAATGCTCATTCCGGCTTAAAGTACAACCAAAACTGGACTTTTACGGTAACGGGTATCTCTGCTGATGGCGGTACTATCTACGCCAATGCAATTAATGAGGAAGGCTTTGTGGTTACCGGAGGACAGTGCAAGGCCGCCCGCGTCCCTGATGTTGAACCGGGTACGGTAGTGCCTATTTCCTGGCAGTTATCCAACCGCCCCTTTTACGGGCGCATCAAAGGAGCCAAGCTAGGCTATGAGTGCGAGGTAGTTCGGTACAATTGCAGCAACGGTTACATTGTAGGTTGTGCTGGTTCCGTAGCGACCCGTACCGAAGGCATCGGTACCAAAGGCAGCGGAAGCCTCAGCCAGGAAACCATCAGCTTACTACCCGAAGAAGTGGCCGACCTCCAGCTTTACCCGAACCCTGGCAGCCAGGCAGTAACGCTGCAATTCATCGGCGGTACACAATGGGGCACCAGCACGCTGGTACAACTTTACGATCTGACGGGTACGTTAGTGCGAGAGCAACACATTGACGTACTCCGGCAACCGCAGTATCTAATGGATGTTGAGGAGCTGTCATCGGGGCTGTATATGGTCAAAATTATCGGGGGTGAAATCCGTAAATCGCTTCGCTTCATGAAAGAGTAG
- a CDS encoding MBL fold metallo-hydrolase: MNQDKYEFKIGEFDCTIFRDLMFKYQAEDYFINAEEGELAESLEKYKISPENIPSPFIAVLLQNEDKKILIDTGSGYSDEPITFRDNQFPLKGKLISLLKEEGINREEITDVIITHFHPDHIGGVYSDQEQLNYPNARFHIQEEEWEYWHSSKSDNQIPLFKFFIEKNITPLSSQNLNLIKGDFMEVVPGIKTVKAGGHTPGQMALVINQGQQENQLLYVSDAFLHPLHIEKIDWRTNYDLDHDKAKQTRVKLLNLAYEENMLVNAFHFDFPGLGRVDKLKDNWVWSYREK, from the coding sequence ATGAATCAGGATAAATATGAGTTTAAAATAGGTGAGTTCGATTGTACAATTTTCAGAGATTTAATGTTCAAGTATCAAGCTGAAGATTATTTTATAAATGCAGAAGAAGGAGAGTTAGCAGAATCATTGGAGAAATATAAAATAAGCCCCGAAAATATACCCTCACCATTTATTGCAGTTTTATTGCAAAATGAAGACAAGAAGATATTAATTGATACAGGTTCAGGCTATTCAGATGAACCAATTACGTTTAGGGATAACCAATTTCCCCTGAAAGGTAAATTAATCTCATTATTGAAAGAAGAAGGTATAAATAGAGAGGAAATTACCGATGTAATAATAACCCATTTTCATCCAGATCATATTGGAGGAGTATATTCAGATCAAGAGCAATTGAATTACCCTAACGCAAGATTTCATATACAAGAAGAAGAATGGGAGTACTGGCATTCATCGAAATCAGATAACCAAATACCCTTATTCAAATTTTTCATTGAGAAAAATATTACCCCTTTATCAAGCCAAAATTTAAATCTAATAAAAGGAGATTTTATGGAAGTGGTTCCAGGGATAAAAACAGTAAAGGCCGGGGGACATACGCCAGGACAAATGGCGCTAGTTATAAACCAAGGACAGCAAGAAAATCAGTTGTTATATGTGTCAGATGCATTTCTGCATCCTCTTCATATAGAGAAAATAGATTGGCGAACAAATTATGACTTAGACCACGACAAAGCCAAACAGACAAGAGTGAAATTATTAAACTTAGCCTATGAAGAAAATATGTTAGTTAATGCTTTTCACTTTGACTTTCCAGGCCTAGGAAGAGTAGACAAATTAAAGGATAACTGGGTATGGAGTTATAGAGAAAAATGA
- a CDS encoding choice-of-anchor D domain-containing protein — protein sequence MRNFTKKINCISFVLLCLASSFSTQAQWTQRGNDIDGEAEDRSGTSVSLSADGNTLAIGAPNDFLGLGPAGYVRVYTWNGTAWTRRGNDIDGEAIGDVSGVSVSLSSDGNTLAIGAPGNGGTGESAGHVRVHTWNGTAWIQRGNDIDGEAAGDRSGRSVSLSSDGNTLAIGAPFSDGTGESAGHVRVHTWNGTAWIQRGNDIDGEAAGDFSGFSVSLSSDGNTLAIGAPNDLFGSGTAGHVRVYTWNETAWIQRGSDIDGEAIGDVSGTSVSLSSDGNILAIGASGNDGAGSDAGHVRVYTWNGTAWTQRGNDINGEDIVDESGASVSLSSDGNTLAIGAPGNAGNDGTDVRAGRVRVYTWNGTAWTQRGNNIDGEALFDGSGRSVSLSSDGNTVAIGAPSNEGTDRNAGHVRVYEFPDPEINLKQNTAEIASGETYDFGEVATNVSLAEVDFTLENTGTADLVLSGTVGNLLAVSGTDADQFRIDQTQITSPLVAGSDQTFTVTFSPTSEGEKDATLTIISNDADEGTYTLNLSGTGVVAPVGTPEINLRQGNTAIASGETYDFGELNTNTSSAEIDFTLENTGEADLELSGTAGSLVVLSGTDTDQFVVSQSDVTSPIAAGSNQSFTISFSPTSEGEKTATITIISNDTDEGTYTLNLSGTSVVPAITEPEINLTQDATAIASGETYDFGEVDIDATSTEVSFTLENTGDADLMLSGTAGSLLVLAGTQANQFTVDQAQIISPLAGDSTQTFTVTFSPTSEGEKTATLIITSNDADEGTYTINLSGTGTEIITSLSITEQESVMIYPNPTGDRVMAKNLPSGNSTFVLADALGNTILVGEASHTLELDISGLAVGTYTLTFTTREKVLINKIIKY from the coding sequence ATGAGAAACTTTACTAAAAAAATCAATTGCATCAGCTTTGTTTTGCTGTGCCTAGCCAGCAGTTTTAGTACCCAAGCGCAATGGACCCAACGGGGCAATGATATTGACGGGGAAGCAGAAGACCGATCAGGCACTTCTGTCTCCCTTTCCGCTGATGGGAATACTCTAGCTATTGGAGCTCCCAATGATTTCTTAGGTTTGGGTCCTGCAGGGTACGTACGGGTGTACACCTGGAACGGTACGGCCTGGACTCGACGGGGCAATGATATTGACGGGGAAGCAATTGGGGACGTATCAGGCGTTTCTGTCTCCCTTTCCTCAGATGGGAATACCCTGGCTATTGGGGCTCCTGGTAATGGCGGAACAGGTGAAAGTGCCGGGCACGTACGGGTCCACACCTGGAATGGGACGGCTTGGATTCAACGGGGCAATGACATTGACGGAGAAGCAGCAGGTGACCGATCAGGTAGATCTGTCTCCCTGTCTTCGGATGGGAATACCCTGGCCATTGGGGCTCCTTTTAGCGACGGAACAGGTGAAAGTGCCGGGCACGTACGGGTCCACACCTGGAATGGAACGGCTTGGATTCAACGGGGCAATGACATTGACGGAGAAGCCGCCGGGGATTTTTCAGGCTTTTCTGTCTCCCTTTCCTCGGATGGAAATACCCTGGCTATTGGGGCGCCCAATGATTTATTCGGCTCAGGTACAGCAGGACACGTACGGGTCTACACCTGGAATGAAACGGCTTGGATTCAACGGGGCAGTGATATTGACGGGGAAGCAATTGGGGACGTATCAGGCACTTCTGTCTCCCTTTCTTCGGATGGGAATATCTTAGCTATTGGGGCTTCTGGTAATGACGGAGCTGGATCAGATGCTGGGCACGTACGGGTCTATACCTGGAACGGTACAGCTTGGACCCAACGGGGCAATGACATTAACGGAGAAGACATTGTGGACGAATCAGGCGCTTCTGTCTCCCTTTCTTCGGATGGGAATACCCTGGCTATTGGGGCTCCTGGTAATGCTGGTAATGATGGAACAGACGTACGTGCAGGACGCGTACGGGTCTACACCTGGAATGGCACGGCTTGGACCCAACGGGGCAATAATATTGATGGAGAAGCATTATTTGACGGATCAGGCCGTTCTGTCTCCCTTTCCTCGGATGGGAACACCGTTGCCATTGGGGCTCCGAGTAATGAAGGAACAGATAGAAATGCAGGGCACGTAAGGGTATACGAATTCCCAGACCCAGAGATCAATCTAAAGCAAAATACTGCGGAGATTGCCTCCGGAGAGACCTACGATTTTGGTGAAGTAGCTACTAATGTCTCTTTGGCTGAAGTCGATTTCACCCTGGAAAATACCGGTACCGCAGATTTAGTACTCTCTGGTACGGTAGGAAATTTACTGGCGGTATCCGGTACGGATGCCGACCAGTTTAGGATAGATCAAACCCAAATAACCTCCCCTCTTGTTGCTGGTAGTGATCAGACCTTTACGGTCACGTTCTCCCCCACCAGTGAAGGAGAGAAAGACGCTACACTTACCATCATCAGCAATGATGCCGACGAAGGTACCTATACCCTTAACCTAAGTGGAACCGGGGTGGTTGCACCCGTGGGTACTCCCGAGATCAACCTAAGGCAGGGAAACACCGCAATTGCCTCCGGGGAGACCTACGATTTTGGGGAACTCAATACCAATACCTCTTCGGCGGAGATTGATTTCACCTTAGAAAATACGGGTGAGGCAGATTTAGAGCTATCCGGTACAGCCGGAAGTTTAGTAGTGCTATCCGGTACGGATACCGATCAGTTTGTGGTAAGCCAATCTGACGTGACCTCACCGATTGCAGCGGGTAGCAATCAGAGTTTCACAATAAGTTTCTCTCCAACCAGCGAGGGGGAAAAGACCGCTACGATAACCATCATTAGTAATGATACTGATGAGGGTACCTACACCCTTAACCTAAGCGGAACCAGCGTGGTACCAGCCATCACCGAGCCAGAGATCAACCTAACCCAAGATGCTACAGCGATTGCCTCGGGGGAGACCTACGATTTTGGCGAGGTGGATATTGATGCTACTTCTACCGAAGTCAGTTTCACCCTGGAAAATACGGGCGACGCAGATTTAATGCTTTCGGGTACGGCCGGAAGTTTATTGGTGTTAGCTGGTACCCAGGCCAATCAGTTTACGGTAGATCAAGCCCAAATAATCTCGCCCCTGGCGGGTGATAGCACGCAGACCTTTACGGTCACGTTCTCGCCCACCAGCGAGGGGGAAAAAACCGCCACACTCATCATTACCAGCAATGATGCCGACGAAGGTACCTATACCATTAACCTGAGTGGAACGGGAACCGAGATCATCACTTCACTTTCAATTACGGAGCAGGAATCGGTAATGATTTATCCCAACCCCACCGGAGATAGAGTCATGGCAAAAAATCTACCTTCTGGCAACAGTACATTTGTACTCGCTGATGCCTTAGGCAATACAATCTTGGTAGGAGAAGCCTCCCACACCTTAGAATTGGATATATCAGGGCTTGCGGTAGGCACCTATACCCTTACTTTCACCACGCGTGAAAAGGTACTCATTAATAAAATTATAAAATATTAA
- a CDS encoding DUF6616 family protein, whose translation MKSYVELWKVKESWKSLSKEERANYLSKLAPAIQHFAEKGVEVVGWGENDEETSKKADYDYFAIWNFPNDELVMEFENLVEEAGWYNYFEQVNICGKPTSPEEILGKLVEI comes from the coding sequence ATGAAAAGTTACGTTGAATTATGGAAAGTAAAAGAAAGTTGGAAAAGTTTATCCAAAGAAGAAAGAGCTAACTACTTGTCAAAATTAGCCCCCGCAATTCAGCATTTTGCTGAAAAGGGAGTTGAGGTAGTAGGCTGGGGAGAAAATGACGAAGAAACATCCAAGAAAGCAGATTATGATTATTTTGCTATCTGGAATTTCCCAAATGATGAGTTAGTAATGGAATTTGAGAATTTGGTTGAAGAGGCCGGTTGGTATAATTACTTTGAACAAGTAAATATTTGCGGAAAACCAACCTCGCCAGAAGAAATACTAGGAAAATTGGTAGAAATTTAG
- a CDS encoding sulfatase-like hydrolase/transferase → MQHLRYCLPAIFISLCSCLSPSEVPEEPQQLSYNVVIFLIDDLGWTDLSCYGSDLYETSSINRLADEGVKFNNAHWCSDSNRTEMSYCGTDPWRGVKLSYHTLYEVFTYF, encoded by the coding sequence ATGCAACACCTCAGATATTGCTTGCCAGCTATCTTCATTAGTCTATGTTCTTGTCTCTCACCGAGTGAGGTGCCCGAAGAGCCTCAGCAGCTTTCTTATAATGTAGTCATTTTTCTGATTGATGATCTAGGTTGGACAGATTTAAGCTGCTACGGTAGTGATCTGTACGAAACCTCTAGCATTAATCGGTTAGCTGATGAGGGCGTAAAATTTAACAATGCACATTGGTGTTCCGATAGCAATAGAACAGAAATGAGTTACTGTGGGACGGATCCGTGGCGCGGCGTCAAGCTTTCATATCACACCTTATACGAAGTATTTACGTACTTCTGA
- a CDS encoding RICIN domain-containing protein → MKTQLVLLLSIVLLSSSVIAQEVDIYYQIITKSNNKVLTARSNKQESGIFVRSNENSLQQVFKFIPTDEEDDYFFIQSALGRFLHVYKNNSNPRAEVRLLDFSNKDNFKWKLVEAEGGHFYVKNKLGTSLDIKGGNAESISAWMNNQNVEKWRIKKLGENKWYEKNKVQIKSSMNDNLLLTVRKNENRSGIYVDNQKSSPKQTFHFIPTGDGYYYIKNDLGLYVHVYENKKSLEAEVRLWDYDRKDGFKWKLEATSGSFFIKSKNGTYLEVKGGRNEPNTSVWMYSRNGSNAQQWKLTRWLDRNFTSFDPKRHGFKFSNSFSSNNRDISFIKMQGMCGGMIYAAMDHYVHNVPIPSNESVPAELSPLEEYIYERHMNSWEGNAAKWAEFAGTNVASARDREFFYWGLEGRLYDLKRRIDSGKPVILGLNTTTYNPLQNHVVLAIGYDLNGYRGKKEKDRNKGKVIIYVYDPNKPNKVMALKPRVKYNNYDYHSATSLGDGTYKIGRKVADKQWRTYFVDDNYRAVRPGRF, encoded by the coding sequence ATGAAAACACAACTCGTACTATTACTATCTATTGTGCTATTGTCAAGTAGCGTAATCGCCCAAGAAGTAGATATCTATTATCAAATTATCACCAAGAGTAATAACAAAGTTTTAACAGCCAGAAGCAATAAACAGGAGTCTGGAATTTTTGTGAGAAGCAATGAGAATAGCCTTCAACAAGTTTTCAAGTTTATACCCACTGATGAAGAAGATGATTATTTCTTTATTCAAAGCGCTTTAGGGAGGTTTCTCCATGTTTATAAAAATAATAGTAATCCAAGAGCTGAGGTACGTCTACTGGATTTTAGCAATAAGGATAACTTTAAATGGAAGTTAGTAGAAGCAGAAGGGGGACATTTCTATGTAAAAAATAAATTAGGCACCTCGTTAGACATTAAAGGTGGCAACGCTGAATCTATTAGTGCTTGGATGAATAACCAAAATGTTGAAAAATGGAGAATCAAAAAGTTAGGTGAAAACAAATGGTACGAAAAAAATAAAGTACAGATTAAGTCTTCAATGAATGATAACCTTCTTTTGACGGTAAGAAAAAATGAAAATAGATCCGGCATTTACGTTGATAATCAAAAGAGTAGTCCGAAGCAGACCTTTCACTTCATTCCTACCGGAGACGGATATTACTATATAAAAAACGATTTAGGGTTATACGTTCATGTGTATGAGAACAAAAAAAGTCTTGAAGCTGAAGTACGTCTATGGGATTATGATAGAAAGGATGGCTTTAAGTGGAAATTGGAAGCTACTAGTGGAAGCTTTTTCATTAAATCTAAAAACGGGACATATCTGGAGGTAAAAGGGGGACGGAACGAACCCAATACTAGTGTATGGATGTATTCCCGAAATGGCTCTAATGCTCAACAATGGAAATTAACCCGATGGTTAGACCGGAACTTTACTTCGTTTGATCCTAAAAGGCATGGCTTTAAGTTTTCTAACTCTTTCAGCTCAAACAATAGGGATATTTCATTTATAAAAATGCAAGGAATGTGTGGAGGGATGATTTACGCAGCCATGGATCATTATGTTCATAATGTTCCCATACCTTCCAACGAAAGTGTCCCCGCTGAATTAAGCCCCTTAGAGGAATACATATACGAAAGACACATGAATAGTTGGGAGGGGAACGCAGCTAAGTGGGCAGAATTTGCCGGAACTAACGTTGCTAGTGCTAGGGACAGAGAATTCTTCTACTGGGGACTTGAGGGTAGGTTATACGATTTGAAAAGGAGAATAGACAGCGGAAAGCCCGTTATATTAGGACTAAACACAACAACATATAACCCACTTCAAAACCATGTGGTCTTGGCTATTGGTTATGATTTGAATGGATACAGGGGAAAAAAAGAAAAAGATAGGAATAAGGGCAAGGTTATTATCTATGTTTATGACCCCAATAAACCGAATAAAGTAATGGCTCTAAAACCACGGGTTAAATACAATAACTATGATTATCACTCTGCAACTAGCTTGGGAGACGGTACTTACAAAATAGGTAGGAAGGTGGCAGACAAACAATGGCGAACCTACTTTGTAGATGATAACTATCGTGCTGTAAGACCGGGCAGATTTTGA
- a CDS encoding RICIN domain-containing protein, producing MLSFSCNPEEELIEPEVPSSQTEDFFGPFQPPIGPILPPVIEGPILRPVFGIVYLNKTFYIQSGVGDSNRFLQVEGANPNRRAPLNIDAFTAKKEQQFTFEDAGDGYVYIRSNTQSKRALHVNGANKDPEAEVSLWEVVNQDNLKWKLWQDLAGNFYIQSKLGTFLDVQESSSEAKTPVWTNTVGSRRGDLGRIWKLHETNQPITFKKKFIPNMVTELCPTTLLRGDREFAGNGPRIRGSVELVQGRDALRAIIKFNAKETKPDWSEVEGEWVRTILIMPPSWTIDEVLSPHDKTEFDYTITSPSRGYGFNQGDDCQPNSKCISRDGIAEFIHVVGDTGGNDISDNNECSDDTRIKRITFSPLNLQITYRP from the coding sequence ATGTTGTCATTTTCATGTAACCCGGAAGAAGAACTAATCGAGCCTGAAGTCCCCTCCTCTCAAACTGAGGATTTTTTCGGACCGTTTCAACCCCCTATTGGTCCTATACTACCCCCTGTTATCGAGGGACCAATACTACGACCCGTGTTTGGTATAGTCTATCTGAACAAAACCTTTTACATCCAATCGGGGGTGGGTGATTCCAATAGGTTTCTTCAAGTGGAAGGTGCTAACCCAAATCGTAGGGCACCGCTAAACATCGATGCATTCACGGCTAAGAAAGAGCAGCAATTTACTTTTGAAGATGCTGGTGATGGTTATGTCTACATACGTTCTAATACCCAAAGTAAAAGAGCCCTACACGTAAATGGAGCCAACAAAGATCCGGAAGCTGAGGTAAGCCTTTGGGAGGTTGTCAATCAAGATAATCTGAAATGGAAACTTTGGCAAGATTTGGCTGGAAACTTCTATATTCAATCAAAATTAGGTACGTTCCTGGATGTGCAGGAGAGTAGTAGTGAGGCTAAAACGCCAGTCTGGACGAATACAGTAGGCTCTAGGCGTGGTGATCTGGGGCGAATATGGAAACTCCACGAAACAAACCAGCCTATTACTTTTAAGAAGAAGTTCATACCTAATATGGTGACGGAGCTGTGTCCCACTACCCTGCTACGGGGTGATCGCGAGTTTGCTGGCAACGGACCCAGAATCAGAGGAAGTGTGGAGTTGGTTCAAGGCCGAGATGCTCTTCGGGCAATTATTAAGTTCAATGCGAAAGAAACAAAACCTGACTGGTCGGAAGTAGAGGGCGAATGGGTTCGTACTATTCTGATTATGCCGCCTAGTTGGACGATAGATGAGGTTTTATCGCCTCACGATAAAACGGAGTTTGACTACACCATTACCAGTCCTTCTCGAGGTTATGGATTCAATCAGGGTGACGACTGCCAACCGAATTCTAAGTGTATTTCAAGAGATGGGATAGCTGAATTCATTCACGTAGTAGGTGATACCGGAGGTAACGACATTAGCGATAACAACGAATGTTCAGATGATACTAGAATTAAAAGAATAACCTTTAGCCCATTGAACCTACAGATTACCTATCGACCATGA